The genomic segment CCGAGGTGAAGGTTAAAACCTTTGATTTCAGTACTAAACCCAAAGCTTGCTTCATGTAATCCATAGGCAACACATAAGGCAGTGACTCTTCAATGGCAAACGCTATGTGAGCCCTTTGCTACAGCTTCACAAAGTGGTAGTGCTTGCTAAAAGATTTTCACGGAGATTCATATGAGCGTAGAGATTGTTGGTCAGCTTCAAGACGGTGTAACTGCTGGACATACCCACGGGCCAAGCGAAGACAGCATCCGAACGACCGCTCCCAAAGATAATGGGGGCACGGGTGAGCATTTTTCACCAACAGACCTGATGGCAACGTCACTTGGCGCTTGCATGACCACGATTATGGCTCTTTGGGCACGTAGCCGTGAATACAACCTCGACGGTGTCCGTTACCGCATTGAAAAGCACATGAGTGCAGAGGCACCGCGTAGGATTTGTAAGTTACCCGTTGAGATTTGGGTTCCCGATGATGTGGCTGCGGAAGACAGAGCGTCTCTAGAGAAGGCTGCCGTAAACTGCCCG from the Deltaproteobacteria bacterium genome contains:
- a CDS encoding OsmC family protein — protein: MSVEIVGQLQDGVTAGHTHGPSEDSIRTTAPKDNGGTGEHFSPTDLMATSLGACMTTIMALWARSREYNLDGVRYRIEKHMSAEAPRRICKLPVEIWVPDDVAAEDRASLEKAAVNCPVSNSISDAIEVNVQFHYVPRGEL